Proteins from a genomic interval of Drosophila melanogaster chromosome 2R:
- the snama gene encoding something that sticks like glue, isoform B, which translates to MSVHYKFKSTLNFDTITFDGLHISVGDLKREIVQQKRLGKIIDFDLQITNAQSKEEYKDDGFLIPKNTTLIISRIPIAHPTKKGWEPPAAENAFSAAPAKQDNFNMDLSKMQGTEEDKIQAMMMQSTVDYDPKTYHRIKGQSQVGEVPASYRCNKCKKSGHWIKNCPFVGGKDQQEVKRNTGIPRSFRDKPDAAENESADFVLPAVQNQEIPEDLICGICRDIFVDAVMIPCCGSSFCDDCVRTSLLESEDSECPDCKEKNCSPGSLIPNRFLRNSVNAFKNETGYNKSAAKPAAVKNEEKPPVEKEVEKKPVAEVEPEETEVKPEKQKESETNGSNPPKSESPEPPATTEPSQKEKDKYDSDYEDNITIKMPQPAADSTTVPSKRSPSYSHRSESSHRRDRSDYVSDHDHKHQRPSKSESVNKDRSLLPLPIGTLPSYQGHMMAESEEARRSSAYKPPYMQMQRGPPPMHMMSHHMPAYNNGFNNMGQRPPLR; encoded by the exons ATGTCGGTACACTATAAATTTAAGAGTACACTCAACTTTGATACAATTACTTTTGATGGACTTCACATTTCTGTCGGGGACTTAAAAAGGGAGATTGTGCAGCAGAAGCGACTGGGCAAAATCATCGACTTTGATCTCCAAATAACAAATGCGCAGAGTAAAGAAG AATACAAGGACGATGGGTTCCTTATTCCCAAAAACACAACGCTGATCATATCGCGCATCCCCATCGCCCATCCCACAAAAAAGGGCTGGGagccaccagcagcagaaaaTGCCTTTTCGGCGGCGCCTGCCAAGCAGGACAACTTCAACATGGACCTGTCCAAAATGCAAGGCACGGAGGAGGACAAAATCCAGGCCATGATGATGCAGAGCACAGTCGACTATGATCCTAAGAC GTACCATCGTATTAAAGGACAATCGCAAGTGGGAGAAGTTCCCGCATCCTACCGATGCAACAAATGCAAGAAAAGCGGACACTGGATCAAAAACTGTCCCTTTGTGGGGGGAAAGGACCAGCAAGAGGTCAAACGGAATACTGGTATTCCGCGGTCTTTCCGCGACAAGCCAGATGCGGCTGAGAACGAATCAGCCGATTTTGTGCTGCCTGCTGTACAAAACCAAGAGATACCGGAGGATCTGATATGCGGCATATGCCGAGATATATTCGTCGATGCTGTCATGATACCCTGCTGCGGAAGTTCCTTTTGTGACGACTGTGTGCGAACCTCCTTATTGGAGTCAGAGGATAGTGAGTGCCCCGATTGCAAGGAGAAGAACTGTTCGCCTGGCTCCCTGATACCTAATCGGTTCTTGAGGAATTCGGTGAACGCCTTTAAAAATGAGACTGGGTATAACAAAAGCGCGGCTAAGCCAG CTGCAGtaaaaaatgaggaaaaaccTCCTGTTGAAAAAGAAGTGGAGAAAAAGCCAGTCGCGGAGGTGGAACCCGAAGAGACTGAGGTGAAACCTGAAAAGCAAAAAGAATCCGAAACCAATGGCAGTAATCCGCCAAAATCGGAATCTCCAGAGCCTCCCGCAACCACAGAACCATCACAGAAGGAGAAAGATAAATATGATTCAGACTACGAGGATAACATTACCATAAAAATGCCCCAGCCTGCAGCTGATTCTACAACAGTGCCCAGCAAA AGATCCCCCAGTTATTCCCACAGAAGTGAATCCTCTCATCGACGGGACAGGTCGGATTATGTTTCCGATCACGATCACAAGCACCAACGTCCATCAAAATCGGAGTCTGTTAACAAGGATCGCAGTCTCCTGCCCTTGCCCATTGGCACCCTGCCTAGCTACCAGGGCCACATGATGGCCGAATCAGAAGAAGCTCGTCGATCGAGTGCCTATAAGCCCCCTTATATGCAAATGCAGCGGGGCCCACCTCCTATGCACATGATGAGTCACCACATGCCAGCCTACAACAACGGGTTTAACAACATGGGACAGAGGCCTCCCCTCAGGTAG
- the snama gene encoding something that sticks like glue, isoform A: MSVHYKFKSTLNFDTITFDGLHISVGDLKREIVQQKRLGKIIDFDLQITNAQSKEEYKDDGFLIPKNTTLIISRIPIAHPTKKGWEPPAAENAFSAAPAKQDNFNMDLSKMQGTEEDKIQAMMMQSTVDYDPKTYHRIKGQSQVGEVPASYRCNKCKKSGHWIKNCPFVGGKDQQEVKRNTGIPRSFRDKPDAAENESADFVLPAVQNQEIPEDLICGICRDIFVDAVMIPCCGSSFCDDCVRTSLLESEDSECPDCKEKNCSPGSLIPNRFLRNSVNAFKNETGYNKSAAKPAAVKNEEKPPVEKEVEKKPVAEVEPEETEVKPEKQKESETNGSNPPKSESPEPPATTEPSQKEKDKYDSDYEDNITIKMPQPAADSTTVPSKRSPSYSHRSESSHRRDRSDYVSDHDHKHQRPSKSESVNKDRSLLPLPIGTLPSYQGHMMAESEEARRSSAYKPPYMQMQRGPPPMHMMSHHMPAYNNGFNNMGQRPPLSYVPYQNQSVHPMRAPYGSAGGGMNMNMSQPFQSPNLASIYQGVAAKVGSGPIDDPLEAFNRIMKEKERKKVDRFRSSDRHRSRSPDRQRHRFKSPMYEKDNSRDNLKDKRPRSRERKREHSYERHIRHPRSSRQPNDGSKSPGGRIKRSGHRRSASPKPGYKSDYRDKPYNKPSAPKTEAVEPPPPGFEPLQLTDEDGYRNKHPTSSEASQSSKGDSSKKRGENRHEEAPRKRHRSRSISKEPKPNDSNYRSLTPPAKITTPKMTAAQLRQRESSPKTPEKSHDDYLTAKARIMASQPVINDTEMETNVGKENKAKSPLSKDRKKKKKDKDKAERKKNKKDKRAKKEKGDRQKKSSSVNRSDSDINNSSLMNESNYKVLSPRAQSPSIEINAAQLSPTHNATENVNPKSHSILTVGAASDDNLGPRSKLSEANSVNLSKWEIDENILGLEDSSKKAAGASDDPSEITSDVLRKAENAIFAKAINAIRPMEFQVIINSKDNSKDRSVVRSDKDRSSSPRRNNSSRSVKDRLGTKISNDRSRSRDKSKGRRRAARSSDDDANRGRSDRHGSRKRDNRSRDRAAPSEKRQERSYKRSSPEDDKLRRQNKEQSESKHGKHDQNNSDDSDRRAAKNTKSSDSRVVSSVTAVVAPPKPCRPDNPFRKFVDTSSSSSLVVKYDNTIQKEGASSDNGMEHRKQRDKKLKKHSKYSSTDSLKSEKRKDPKSKKKSKILKKKKKSKK; this comes from the exons ATGTCGGTACACTATAAATTTAAGAGTACACTCAACTTTGATACAATTACTTTTGATGGACTTCACATTTCTGTCGGGGACTTAAAAAGGGAGATTGTGCAGCAGAAGCGACTGGGCAAAATCATCGACTTTGATCTCCAAATAACAAATGCGCAGAGTAAAGAAG AATACAAGGACGATGGGTTCCTTATTCCCAAAAACACAACGCTGATCATATCGCGCATCCCCATCGCCCATCCCACAAAAAAGGGCTGGGagccaccagcagcagaaaaTGCCTTTTCGGCGGCGCCTGCCAAGCAGGACAACTTCAACATGGACCTGTCCAAAATGCAAGGCACGGAGGAGGACAAAATCCAGGCCATGATGATGCAGAGCACAGTCGACTATGATCCTAAGAC GTACCATCGTATTAAAGGACAATCGCAAGTGGGAGAAGTTCCCGCATCCTACCGATGCAACAAATGCAAGAAAAGCGGACACTGGATCAAAAACTGTCCCTTTGTGGGGGGAAAGGACCAGCAAGAGGTCAAACGGAATACTGGTATTCCGCGGTCTTTCCGCGACAAGCCAGATGCGGCTGAGAACGAATCAGCCGATTTTGTGCTGCCTGCTGTACAAAACCAAGAGATACCGGAGGATCTGATATGCGGCATATGCCGAGATATATTCGTCGATGCTGTCATGATACCCTGCTGCGGAAGTTCCTTTTGTGACGACTGTGTGCGAACCTCCTTATTGGAGTCAGAGGATAGTGAGTGCCCCGATTGCAAGGAGAAGAACTGTTCGCCTGGCTCCCTGATACCTAATCGGTTCTTGAGGAATTCGGTGAACGCCTTTAAAAATGAGACTGGGTATAACAAAAGCGCGGCTAAGCCAG CTGCAGtaaaaaatgaggaaaaaccTCCTGTTGAAAAAGAAGTGGAGAAAAAGCCAGTCGCGGAGGTGGAACCCGAAGAGACTGAGGTGAAACCTGAAAAGCAAAAAGAATCCGAAACCAATGGCAGTAATCCGCCAAAATCGGAATCTCCAGAGCCTCCCGCAACCACAGAACCATCACAGAAGGAGAAAGATAAATATGATTCAGACTACGAGGATAACATTACCATAAAAATGCCCCAGCCTGCAGCTGATTCTACAACAGTGCCCAGCAAA AGATCCCCCAGTTATTCCCACAGAAGTGAATCCTCTCATCGACGGGACAGGTCGGATTATGTTTCCGATCACGATCACAAGCACCAACGTCCATCAAAATCGGAGTCTGTTAACAAGGATCGCAGTCTCCTGCCCTTGCCCATTGGCACCCTGCCTAGCTACCAGGGCCACATGATGGCCGAATCAGAAGAAGCTCGTCGATCGAGTGCCTATAAGCCCCCTTATATGCAAATGCAGCGGGGCCCACCTCCTATGCACATGATGAGTCACCACATGCCAGCCTACAACAACGGGTTTAACAACATGGGACAGAGGCCTCCCCTCAG CTATGTGCCGTATCAAAACCAATCCGTACACCCAATGCGTGCGCCGTACGGATCTGCAGGCGGAggtatgaatatgaatatgtcACAACCATTTCAGTCCCCAAATTTAGCCTCGATATACCAAGGGGTGGCAGCGAAGGTCGGTTCCGG TCCCATTGACGATCCGTTGGAGGCCTTCAATCGCATCATGAAGGAGAAGGAGCGGAAGAAGGTGGACCGCTTTCGAAGCTCTGACCGCCACAGGTCAAGGTCCCCGGATAGACAAAGGCACCGCTTTAAGTCTCCCATGTACGAAAAGGACAACTCCAGGGATAATCTCAAGGACAAAAGACCGCGATCCCGGGAAAGGAAGCGAGAACATAGCTACGAACGGCATATACGCCACCCTCGTTCTAGTCGCCAGCCGAATGATGGCTCTAAGTCCCCAGGTGGCAGAATCAAAAG ATCTGGACATCGTCGCTCTGCATCTCCAAAGCCGGGCTACAAGAGTGATTACAGAGACAAGCCGTACAACAAGCCTAGTGCTCCCAAAACGGAGGCAGTTGAGCCTCCTCCCCCCGGATTCGAGCCGTTGCAGCTGACGGATGAAGACGGCTACAGGAACAAGCACCCGACCAGTTCGGAAGCATCACAAAGCAGCAAGGGTGATAGCAGCAAGAAGAGAGGGGAAAACAGGCACGAAGAGGCGCCACGAAAGAGGCACAGGTCTCGCAGCATTAGCAAGGAACCGAAGCCGAATGACAGCAACTACAGGAGCCTGACTCCACCAGCAAAGATCACCACACCGAAAATGACTGCTGCCCAGTTGAGGCAACGCGAAAGTTCACCGAAGACGCCGGAAAAGAGTCACGACGATTATCTGACCGCGAAGGCCAGAATTATGGCCTCCCAGCCCGTCATCAACGACACGGAAATGGAGACCAATGTGGGCAAGGAGAACAAGGCCAAGAGTCCGTTGTCAAAAGAtcgcaagaagaagaagaaggacaaGGACAAGGCTGAGcgcaagaaaaacaagaagGACAAGCGCGCTAAGAAGGAGAAAGGGGATCGCCAGAAGAAGAGCTCCTCAGTTAATCGATCTGACTCGGATATTAACAACAGCTCACTAATGAACGAGTCAAATTATAAAGTATTGTCTCCCAGGGCTCAAAGTCCCAGCATTGAGATCAATGCGGCTCAACTTTCCCCTACTCACAACGCTACTGAAAACGTTAATCCGAAGAGTCATTCCATCCTTACTGTGGGTGCTGCTAGCGACGATAATCTTGGCCCAAGAAGCAAACTCAGCGAGGCTAATTCTGTCAATCTATCCAAATGGGAAATCGACGAGAATATCTTAGGTTTGGAGGATTCCTCCAAAAAAGCTGCCGGGGCCTCCGACGATCCGTCGGAAATAACTTCAGACGTCCTGCGAAAGGCTGAGAACGCAATATTTGCAAAGGCTATTAATGCCATCAGGCCTATGGAGTTTCAAGTTATTATCAATTCCAAGGACAACAGCAAGGACCGCTCCGTAGTTCGAAGTGACAAGGATCGCTCCTCCTCACCCAGGCgtaacaacagcagcaggtcGGTAAAGGATAGGCTGGGCACCAAGATTTCCAATGATAGAAGCCGTTCGCGAGACAAGTCGAAGGGCAGGCGCCGGGCCGCAAGGAGCTCCGACGACGATGCGAACCGCGGCAGGTCGGATCGTCATGGCAGCCGGAAGAGGGACAACAGATCCCGCGACAGGGCGGCGCCTTCAGAGAAGAGGCAGGAGCGTTCGTACAAGCGAAGCTCGCCGGAGGACGACAAGCTGAGGCGCCAGAACAAGGAACAGTCCGAATCCAAGCACGGAAAGCATGATCAAAACAATAGCGACGACTCGGATCGGAGGGCGGCCAAAAACACCAAGTCCAGCGACAGCCGAGTGGTCTCCTCTGTAACAGCCGTGGTTGCTCCTCCCAAACCCTGTCGTCCAGACAACCCGTTCCGCAAGTTCGTCGACACCAGTTCGTCGAGCAGCTTAGTTGTAAAATATGATAACACGATACAGAAGGAGGGCGCGTCCTCGGACAACGGCATGGAGCACAGGAAGCAGAGGGATAAGAAGCTGAAGAAACATTCAAAATATTCGTCAACCGATTCGTTGAAGAGCGAGAAGCGCAAGGATCCGAAGAGCAAAAAGAAGAGCAAGAttttgaagaagaagaaaaaatcaaagaagTAG
- the gek gene encoding genghis khan, whose translation MEYESSEISDITTGSCKKRLTFLKCILSDTTSDQKWAAEFGEDTEGHQFSLDYLLDTFIVLYDECSNSSLRREKGVSDFLKLSKPFVHIVRKLRLSRDDFDILKIIGRGAFGEVCVVQMISTEKVYAMKILNKWEMLKRAETACFREERDVLVFGDRQWITNLHYAFQDNINLYLVMDYYCGGDLLTLLSKFEDKLPEDMAKFYITEMILAINSIHQIRYVHRDIKPDNVLLDKRGHVRLADFGSCLRLDKDGTVQSNVAVGTPDYISPEILRAMEDGKGRYGTECDWWSLGVCMYEMLYGETPFYAESLVETYGKIMNHQNCFNLPSQETLNYKVSETSQDLLCKLICIPENRLGQNGIQDFMDHPWFVGIDWKNIRQGPAPYVPEVSSPTDTSNFDVDDNDVRLTDSIPPSANPAFSGFHLPFIGFTFSLTSSSTLDSKKNQSSGFGDDTLDTISSPQLAILPSNNSETPVDSVQLKALNDQLAALKQEKAELSKQHNEVFERLKTQDSELQDAISQRNIAMMEYSEVTEKLSELRNQKQKLSRQVRDKEEELDGAMQKNDSLRNELRKSDKTRRELELHIEDAVIEAAKEKKLREHAEDCCRQLQMELRKGSSSVETTMPLSISSEMSSYEIERLELQFSEKLSHQQTRHNMELEALREQFSELENANLALTKELQQTQERLKYTQMESITDSAETLLELKKQHDLEKSSWFEEKQRLSSEVNLKSKSLKELQAEDDEIFKELRMKREAITLWERQMAEIIQWVSDEKDARGYLQALATKMTEELEYLKHVGTFNNNGVDNKNWRNRRSQKLDKMELLNLQSALQREIQAKNMISDELSQTRSDLISTQKEVRDYKKRYDSILHDFQKKETELRDLQKGGLEYSESFLNKSTHHGLSSAFFRDMSKNSEIIDSAESFGNESGDNFTPNFFQSGNSGMLFNYEPKYAGKNNKDHSSMKEASVSDLSREESDQLVKESQKKVPGNTAIHQFLVRTFSSPTKCNHCTSLMVGLTRQGVVCEICGFACHTICCQKVPTTCPVPMDQTKRPLGIDPTRGIGTAYEGYVKVPKSGVIKRGWIRQFVVVCDFKLFLYDISPDRCALPSVSVSQVLDMRDPEFSVGSVRESDVIHAAKKDVPCIFKIKTALIDGGLSLNTLMLADNESEKSKWVIALGELHRILKRNSLPNTAIFKVNEILDNTLSLIRNALCSVIIYPNQILLGTEDGLFYINLDQYEIARIGESKKILQLWYIEEEQILVILCGKQRNLRLLPIRALEASDVEWIKVVESKNCISACTGIIRRFPNIVYSFIIALKRPNNHTQIVVYEINRTRTRHQKTCEFTIGYMAQHLQILSDMRLVVAHQSGFTAYFLRGEATAMSLVHPENQLCAFLNYSGVDAVRVIEILCPSGGNFGEYLLVFQTLAIYVDLQGRKSRDREIMYPAFPTYITFCDGHLLVFSDTHLDIFNTQTAEWVQSIGLKQSLPLNNLGNVVLSSVNDTPLIVYLSNIHTKGLLQYRDGNRKGLPSIKRRFSIREINKTIKSDRRSKMISAPTNFNHISHMGPGDGIQNQRLLDLPTTLETADQACSPIIHSLSCIPQSRKSNFLEQVDANSDDYGNDNIISRTPSPMASSFMDGLSNND comes from the exons ATGGAATACGAATCTTCCGAAATCAGTG ATATAACCACAGGAAGCTGCAAGAAAAGGCTCACATTTCTGAAATGTATTCTAAGCGACACCACAAGCGATCAAAAATGGGCGGCCGAGTTCGGCGAGGACACGGAAGGACATCAGTTTTCGTTGGACTATCTGCTGGACACCTTCATCGTTCTCTATGACGAGTGCAGCAACTCCTCCCTGCGCAGGGAGAAGGGCGTCTCTGATTTCCTCAAACTAT CCAAACCCTTCGTGCACATAGTGCGAAAGCTTCGACTAAGCCGAGATGACTTTGACATACTCAAGATCATCGGACGCGGTGCCTTTGGAGAAGTGTGCGTGGTTCAGATGATATCCACCGAAAAGGTGTATGCCATGAAGATTCTGAACAAGTGGGAGATGCTGAAGAGGGCCGAGACGGCCTGCTTCCGCGAGGAGCGGGATGTGTTGGTTTTCGGCGACCGGCAGTGGATCACCAACCTTCACTATGCCTTTCAAGACAATATTAACCTG TATCTGGTGATGGACTATTACTGCGGCGGAGACCTGCTTACATTGCTCAGCAAATTCGAGGACAAGCTGCCCGAGGACATGGCCAAGTTCTACATCACAGAGATGATCCTGGCAATCAATAGTATTCACCAGATTAGGTACGTTCACAGGGACATCAAGCCGGATAATGTACTGCTCGATAAGCGCGGTCACGTGCGCCTGGCTGACTTTGGATCCTGCCTGCGCCTGGACAAGGATGGCACCGTACAGTCCAACGTGGCCGTGGGCACACCCGACTACATTTCCCCGGAAATTTTGAGGGCCATGGAGGACGGAAAGGGACGCTACGGCACGGAGTGTGATTGGTGGTCACTCGGAGTGTGCATGTACGAGATGCTCTACGGAGAGACGCCCTTCTACGCAGAAAGTTTGGTGGAAACCTATGGCAAGATCATGAACCACCAAAACTGTTTCAACTTACCGTCACAAGAAACCCTAAATTACAAGGTATCGGAGACGTCTCAGGACTTGCTCTGCAAACTGATATGTATTCCCGAGAACCGACTTGGTCAGAACGGCATCCAAGACTTCATGGACCACCCCTGGTTTGTGGGCATCGACTGGAAGAACATAAGGCAGGGACCAGCACCGTATGTGCCGGAAGTGTCCAGTCCAACAGATACCTCCAACTTCGATGTGGACGACAATGACGTCCGGTTAACGGACTCCATTCCGCCGTCAGCCAATCCTGCCTTCTCTGGATTTCACTTGCCCTTCATCGGGTTTACCTTCTCGCTGACCAGCAGCTCCACCTTGGACTCGAAGAAGAACCAGAGCTCGGGCTTCGGAGATGATACCTTGGACACCATAAGCAGTCCCCAGTTGGCCATTCTGCCGAGCAACAACTCGGAGACACCGGTGGACTCCGTTCAGCTGAAGGCACTAAACGATCAGCTTGCGGCTTTGAAGCAGGAAAAGGCAGAGTTGTCAAAGCAACACAACGAGGTTTTCGAACGGCTCAAAACTCAAGACTCTGAACTTCAGGACGCCATCTCTCAACGAAACATCGCCATGATGGAGTACTCGGAGGTCACTGAGAAACTCTCGGAGCTGCGAAATCAGAAGCAGAAGCTCTCCCGCCAAGTCAGGGACAAGGAGGAGGAGCTTGATGGTGCCATGCAGAAGAACGACAGCCTGCGGAACGAACTGAGAAAGTCGGACAAAACGCGAAGGGAATTGGAGCTTCACATTGAGGATGCTGTCATCGAGGCTGCCAAAGAAAAGAAGCTGCGGGAGCATGCGGAGGACTGCTGCAGGCAGCTGCAGATGGAGCTGCGGAAGGGCTCCTCGAGTGTGGAGACAACTATGCCACTCAGCATTTCCTCCGAGATGTCGTCATACGAGATCGAACGCCTTGAACTCCAGTTCTCGGAAAAGCTAAGTCATCAGCAGACGCGCCACAATATGGAGTTGGAAGCACTGCGCGAGCAGTTCAGCGAGCTAGAGAACGCGAATTTGGCACTCACCAAGGAGTTGCAACAAACACAGGAAAGGCTGAAGTACACTCAAATGGAGTCGATTACCGATTCCGCCGAAACGCTTTTGGAATTGAAGAAGCAGCATGATTTGGAGAAAAGCTCATGGTTCGAGGAAAAGCAGAGATTAAGCTCCGAGGTGAATCTCAAGTCAAAGAGTCTTAAAGAACTTCAAGCGGAGGACGACGAGATCTTCAAGGAGTTGCGAATGAAACGGGAGGCCATCACCTTGTGGGAGCGGCAAATGGCGGAGATTATTCAATGGGTGTCCGATGAGAAAGACGCGCGAGGCTACTTGCAGGCCTTGGCCACCAAAATGACGGAGGAGTTGGAGTATCTGAAGCATGTGGGTACCTTCAACAACAACGGTGTGGACAATAAGAACTGGAGGAACCGGCGCTCTCAGAAGCTGGACAAGATGGAGCTGCTCAACCTGCAGAGCGCGCTGCAAAGGGAGATTCAGGCCAAGAACATGATATCGGATGAGCTGAGTCAAACCAGATCGGACCTCATATCCACACAGAAAGAGGTTCGAGACTACAAAAAGCGGTACGACTCCATACTGCACGATTTCCAGAAGAAGGAAACCGAACTGCGGGACTTGCAGAAGGGAGGCTTGGAATACTCCGAGTCGTTCCTCAACAAATCAACGCATCATGGGCTAAGCAGCGCCTTCTTCCGCGACATGTCAAAGAACTCCGAGATTATAGATTCTGCCGAGAGCTTTGGCAACGAATCCGGCGACAATTTCACTCCCAACTTCTTCCAGTCCGGCAATTCGGGCATGCTCTTCAACTACGAGCCAAAGTATGCGGGTAAGAACAACAAGGATCATTCGTCCATGAAAGAAGCCTCGGTCAGCGATTTGTCCCGCGAGGAGAGTGACCAGCTGGTCAAGGAATCTCAGAAGAAAGTGCCCGGCAACACGGCGATCCATCAGTTCCTGGTGCGCACATTCAGTAGTCCCACAAAATGCAATCACTGCACATCGCTGATGGTGGGGCTCACACGACAAGGCGTTGTGTGCGAGATCTGCGGATTCGCCTGTCACACGATCTGCTGCCAAAAGGTGCCCACCACGTGCCCCGTGCCCATGGATCAGACGAAACGGCCGCTGGGAATCGATCCCACCAGGGGAATCGGCACGGCATACGAGGGCTACGTAAAGGTCCCCAAGTCGGGGGTGATTAAGCGAGGATGGATTCGGCAGTTCGTAGTTGTTTGCGACTTTAAGTTGTTCCTCTATGACATTTCGCCGGATCGGTGTGCATTGCCCAGCGTGAGCGTGTCCCAAGTGCTGGATATGAGGGATCCCGAGTTCTCGGTGGGTAGTGTGCGCGAAAGCGATGTCATCCATGCCGCCAAGAAAGATGTGCCATGTATTTTCAAG ATAAAAACCGCCCTTATCGATGGCGGTCTTTCGCTGAACACCCTTATGCTCGCCGACAACGAGTCGGAGAAGTCCAAGTGGGTCATTGCCCTGGGAGAACTACATCGAATATTGAAACGAAACAGCTTACCAAATACTGCTATATTTAAAGTTAACGAGATTCTGGACAATACCCTGTCTTTAATAAGAAACGCATTGTGTTCTGTCATCATATATCCAAATCAAATACTCTTGGGCACCGAAGACGGCCTGTTCTACATTAatctggaccagtacg AGATCGCTCGTATTGGCGAAAGCAAGAAGATTCTTCAGCTATGGTACATTGAAGAGGAGCAGATCCTCGTCATTCTCTGCGGAAAGCAGCGCAACTTGCGTTTATTACCTATAAGGGCATTAGAGGCTAGTGATGTCGAGTGGATCAAGGTGGTCGAATCGAAGAACTGCATATCTGCTTGCACTGGAATAATCCGCCGCTTCCCCAATATCGTTTACTCATTTATCATCGCTCTAAAGCGGCCGAATAACCACACACAAATCGTAGTTTACGAAATCAATAGAACGCGCACAAGACACCAGAAGACTTGCGAATTCACAATTGGCTACATGGCGCAGCACCTGCAGATTCTGTCCGACATGCGATTGGTTGTGGCTCACCAAAGCGGATTTACCGCATACTTTCTGCGCGGAGAAGCAACTGCAATGT CTTTGGTTCATCCGGAGAACCAGTTATGTGCATTTTTGAACTACTCCGGAGTGGATGCGGTCAGGGTCATTGAAATTCTGTGCCCCAGCGGCGGCAATTTCGGGGAGTACTTACTGGTGTTCCAGACTCTGGCCATATACGTAGACCTGCAAGGGCGAAAGTCTCGGGATAGGGAAATTATGTATCCAGCCTTCCCTACGTATATAA CCTTTTGTGATGGTCACTTGCTGGTGTTTTCGGATACACATTTGGATATATTCAATACGCAGACTGCCGAATGGGTGCAGTCGATTGGATTGAAGCAATCACTTCCCTTAAACAATTTGGGAAACGTGGTGCTGTCCTCAGTCAATGACACTCCGCTGATTGTTTACCTATCCAATATTCACACAA AGGGCCTTTTGCAATACCGTGACGGAAATCGAAAGGGACTTCCGAGCATAAAGCGGAGATTCTCTATCAGGGAGATAAACAAGACCATCAAAAG TGATCGTAGATCAAAGATGATATCAGCACCGACTAATTTCAACCACATTTCTCACATGGGGCCAGGGGATGGCATTCAAAATCAACGACTCCTAGACTTACCAACCACGCTCGAAACAGCCGATCAAGCCTGCAGTCCAATAATACATTCGCTGAGTTGCATACCCCAGAGTAGAAAATCCAATTTTCTAGAACAAG TGGATGCAAACTCCGATGACTATGGCAATGACAACATTATCTCCAGAACGCCCAGTCCAATGGCATCGTCCTTCATGGACGGCTTAAGCAATAATGATTAA